One stretch of Acidobacteriota bacterium DNA includes these proteins:
- the tatA gene encoding twin-arginine translocase TatA/TatE family subunit, whose amino-acid sequence MRLGVPELLIILAIAILIFGGSRLPELGRGIGKAIRNFKDATNDGSGDKRE is encoded by the coding sequence ATGAGACTTGGTGTTCCAGAACTCCTGATCATTCTGGCGATTGCCATCCTGATCTTCGGAGGCAGCCGGCTGCCCGAACTCGGCCGCGGCATCGGCAAGGCCATCCGTAATTTCAAGGATGCCACCAACGACGGCAGCGGCGACAAACGCGAGTAG